The following are encoded together in the Pseudomonas maumuensis genome:
- a CDS encoding RHS repeat-associated core domain-containing protein codes for MKSRLPGTQRGLARPAIFVSLPSSGAWTILREYSPFTTGVWQVDKKYVPYTKNSIFALGSPPHTRRYALAQSRLLATDLSKSILLTAQGKAQQNNAYSPYGELRPGCARNLLAYNGEYLEQAGFYLAGHGNRVYSYKLMRFLSPDRTGVFLQRNYNAYAYCNGDPINYSDPSGNVGTLKQLAQKTLISHGDNPIAAAEITRQRFNARLIKTGKLLEEFKSTTDSKKQLTEILSISMQYQDEKIDTATAEQSLHKLLPFTLEGGAAHKKMLNLSPEEIKKYTKTTEHKAFKVEKIRREITDLIPLLEAEAIAYFDALSTVKAAMSAIYRQHWQSANENLRIRQ; via the coding sequence ATGAAAAGTCGCCTGCCCGGGACTCAGCGCGGGCTCGCTCGACCTGCCATTTTTGTCAGTTTACCGAGTTCCGGGGCCTGGACGATACTCCGTGAGTATTCTCCTTTCACGACCGGAGTATGGCAGGTGGATAAAAAATACGTACCTTATACAAAGAACTCCATTTTCGCGTTGGGTAGTCCACCGCATACGCGACGATATGCGCTGGCCCAATCCAGACTTCTGGCGACCGACTTATCCAAGTCCATACTGCTGACCGCCCAGGGCAAAGCCCAGCAAAACAACGCCTATTCGCCCTATGGTGAACTGCGACCCGGTTGCGCGCGGAACCTGTTGGCTTATAACGGCGAATACCTGGAGCAGGCAGGCTTTTATCTGGCGGGACATGGTAACCGTGTTTACAGTTACAAGCTCATGCGTTTTTTATCTCCGGATCGGACCGGAGTATTTTTACAGCGAAACTACAATGCCTATGCCTATTGCAACGGCGACCCGATCAATTATAGCGACCCATCTGGAAACGTTGGAACCCTTAAGCAACTCGCTCAAAAAACCCTTATTTCACATGGAGACAACCCTATCGCTGCCGCAGAGATAACAAGACAAAGATTTAATGCCAGACTCATTAAGACCGGGAAACTCCTCGAGGAATTTAAATCCACTACAGACTCAAAAAAACAACTCACAGAGATACTATCGATATCGATGCAATACCAAGATGAAAAAATAGACACCGCAACAGCAGAGCAATCACTGCATAAACTGCTACCCTTTACACTTGAGGGCGGGGCGGCACATAAAAAAATGCTCAACCTCAGCCCAGAAGAAATAAAAAAATATACCAAAACCACCGAGCATAAAGCTTTCAAAGTTGAAAAAATACGCCGAGAAATAACTGACCTAATACCGTTGCTGGAGGCTGAGGCAATTGCATATTTCGACGCGTTGAGCACCGTGAAAGCGGCTATGAGCGCTATTTATCGCCAACACTGGCAATCAGCAAATGAAAACCTCCGTATACGGCAGTAG
- a CDS encoding methyl-accepting chemotaxis protein → MNEMAATVQEVARNAEQASEAALMADQQAREGDKVVGEAISQIERLASEVVNSSEAMNQLKAESDKIGSVLDVIKSVAQQTNLLALNAAIEAARAGEAGRGFAVVADEVRSLAQRTQQSTEEIEDLIASLQNGTERVAGVMDSSRALTDSSVELTRRAGDSLGTITRTVSSIQSMNQQIATAAEQQSAVAEEINRSVMNVRDISDQTSAASEETASSSVELARLGTHLQGLVGRFHL, encoded by the coding sequence ATGAACGAAATGGCCGCCACCGTCCAGGAAGTGGCGCGCAACGCCGAACAGGCCTCGGAAGCGGCACTGATGGCAGACCAGCAGGCCCGCGAAGGTGACAAGGTAGTGGGCGAGGCGATCAGCCAGATCGAGCGTCTGGCCAGCGAAGTGGTCAACTCCAGCGAAGCGATGAACCAGCTAAAGGCCGAGAGCGACAAGATCGGCAGTGTGCTCGATGTGATCAAATCGGTGGCCCAGCAGACCAACCTGCTGGCGCTCAACGCCGCCATCGAGGCGGCTCGCGCCGGCGAGGCAGGCCGTGGCTTCGCGGTGGTCGCCGACGAAGTGCGCAGCCTGGCCCAGCGGACCCAGCAGTCCACCGAAGAAATCGAAGATCTGATTGCCAGCCTGCAGAATGGCACCGAACGCGTGGCCGGCGTCATGGACAGCAGTCGCGCCCTGACCGACAGCAGCGTGGAACTGACCCGCCGCGCCGGCGATTCGCTGGGCACCATCACCCGCACCGTGTCGTCGATACAGTCGATGAACCAGCAGATCGCCACCGCCGCCGAGCAGCAGAGCGCCGTGGCGGAAGAGATCAACCGCAGCGTGATGAACGTGCGCGACATCTCCGACCAAACCTCGGCAGCCAGTGAAGAGACCGCCAGCTCCAGCGTCGAACTGGCGCGGCTTGGAACGCATCTGCAAGGGCTGGTCGGGCGCTTCCACCTCTAA
- a CDS encoding twin-arginine translocase TatA/TatE family subunit: MGIFDWKHWIVLLVVVVLVFGTKKLKNFGSDLGESIKGFRKAMNEEEAKPAEPTPPPAQPVPPVQNTAQQAQGHTIEGQAQPVQEPQRKD; this comes from the coding sequence ATGGGTATTTTTGACTGGAAACACTGGATCGTCCTGCTGGTCGTCGTGGTGCTGGTGTTCGGCACCAAGAAACTGAAGAACTTCGGCAGCGACCTGGGCGAATCGATCAAGGGCTTCCGCAAGGCCATGAACGAAGAAGAAGCCAAGCCCGCCGAACCGACCCCGCCGCCGGCGCAACCGGTTCCGCCGGTGCAGAACACCGCCCAGCAGGCCCAGGGCCACACCATCGAGGGCCAGGCCCAGCCGGTCCAAGAGCCGCAGCGGAAAGACTGA
- a CDS encoding phosphoribosyl-ATP diphosphatase, whose translation MSDTLDRLAEVLEERKHAAPDSSYVASLHHKGLNKILEKLGEESIETILAAKDAAVSKDYSDVIYETADLWFHSLVMLSALGQHPQTVLDELERRFGLSGHDEKAARQPQA comes from the coding sequence ATGAGCGACACGCTAGACCGCCTCGCCGAGGTGCTGGAAGAACGCAAGCACGCGGCGCCCGACAGCAGCTACGTGGCCAGCCTGCATCACAAGGGCCTGAACAAGATCCTCGAGAAGCTCGGCGAAGAGTCCATCGAGACCATCCTTGCCGCCAAGGATGCTGCCGTCAGCAAGGATTACAGCGATGTCATCTACGAAACCGCAGACCTGTGGTTTCATAGCCTGGTCATGCTCAGCGCGCTGGGCCAGCATCCCCAAACGGTGCTCGACGAACTGGAGCGCCGCTTCGGCCTTTCCGGCCATGACGAGAAGGCCGCCCGTCAGCCCCAGGCCTGA
- a CDS encoding 16S rRNA (uracil(1498)-N(3))-methyltransferase → MNLLLLEEADFTSANRVVLADRRFTHMQEIHRVAVGDSLRVGRVNGLMGKAEVVRLEHHEAELQVAFDQPPPAKLPLTLVLAVPRPKMLRRLFQTVATLGVPRLILVNSYKVEKSFWQTPFLNPESIRENLILGLEQARDTVLPEVIIEKRFKPFVEDRLPAIAADTLGLVGHPGPYPACPRAVDGPVTLAIGPEGGWIPYEVELLAKAGLTPVQLGDRILRVETAVTAMLSRIF, encoded by the coding sequence GTGAACCTGTTGCTCCTTGAAGAGGCCGACTTCACGTCGGCCAACCGCGTTGTCCTGGCTGATCGCCGCTTCACCCACATGCAAGAGATCCACCGCGTGGCGGTGGGCGACAGCCTGCGCGTAGGCCGCGTCAACGGCCTGATGGGCAAGGCCGAGGTAGTGCGCCTCGAACATCACGAAGCTGAACTGCAGGTGGCCTTCGACCAGCCACCACCCGCCAAGCTGCCGCTGACACTGGTGCTGGCGGTGCCGCGTCCGAAGATGCTGCGTCGGCTGTTCCAGACGGTCGCCACCCTGGGCGTGCCACGGCTGATCCTGGTCAACAGCTACAAGGTCGAGAAAAGCTTCTGGCAGACGCCCTTCCTCAACCCCGAGAGCATTCGCGAGAACCTCATCCTTGGGCTCGAGCAGGCCCGCGACACCGTGCTGCCCGAGGTCATCATCGAAAAGCGCTTCAAACCGTTCGTCGAGGATCGCCTGCCCGCCATCGCCGCCGACACCCTTGGCCTGGTCGGCCACCCTGGCCCCTACCCCGCCTGCCCACGGGCTGTTGACGGCCCGGTGACCCTGGCGATCGGCCCGGAGGGTGGCTGGATCCCCTACGAAGTTGAGCTGCTGGCCAAGGCTGGCCTGACACCTGTGCAGTTGGGGGATAGGATCCTACGCGTGGAGACGGCCGTAACGGCCATGCTTTCGCGAATTTTCTGA
- the ubiE gene encoding bifunctional demethylmenaquinone methyltransferase/2-methoxy-6-polyprenyl-1,4-benzoquinol methylase UbiE, translated as MTDQRKGDHAEPTTHFGYQDVPESQKAKKVAEVFHSVAAKYDLMNDVLSGGMHRLWKRFTIELSGVRSGNRVLDIAGGTGDLAAKFSRLVGPTGQVVLADINESMLKVGRDRLLDRGVSGNIEFVQADAEKLPFPDNHFDCVTIAFGLRNVTHKDAAIRSMLRVLKPGGRLLILEFSKPTNKLMSKAYDAYSFAFMPLAGKLITNDSESYRYLAESIRMHPDQETLKSMMVEAGFDRVTYHNMTSGIVAVHRGIKP; from the coding sequence ATGACCGACCAGCGCAAAGGCGACCACGCCGAACCCACCACCCACTTCGGCTACCAGGACGTTCCCGAGAGCCAGAAGGCGAAGAAAGTCGCCGAGGTGTTCCACTCGGTGGCCGCCAAGTACGACCTGATGAACGACGTGCTGTCCGGCGGCATGCACCGCCTGTGGAAGCGCTTCACCATCGAGCTGTCCGGGGTGCGCAGCGGCAACCGCGTGCTGGACATCGCCGGTGGCACCGGCGATCTGGCCGCCAAGTTCTCGCGCCTGGTCGGCCCGACCGGGCAGGTGGTGCTGGCCGACATCAACGAATCGATGCTCAAGGTCGGCCGCGACCGCCTGCTCGACCGCGGTGTGTCGGGCAATATCGAATTCGTCCAGGCCGACGCTGAAAAGCTGCCGTTCCCGGACAACCACTTCGACTGCGTGACCATCGCTTTCGGCCTGCGCAACGTGACGCACAAGGATGCGGCCATCCGCTCCATGCTGCGCGTCCTCAAGCCCGGTGGCCGCCTGTTGATCCTGGAATTCTCCAAACCGACCAACAAGCTGATGTCCAAGGCCTACGACGCCTACTCGTTCGCCTTCATGCCGCTGGCCGGCAAGCTCATCACCAACGACTCGGAAAGCTACCGTTACCTGGCCGAATCGATCCGCATGCACCCCGACCAGGAAACGCTCAAGAGCATGATGGTCGAGGCCGGCTTCGACCGCGTCACCTACCACAACATGACCAGCGGCATCGTCGCCGTGCATCGGGGGATCAAGCCCTGA
- the tatB gene encoding Sec-independent protein translocase protein TatB, giving the protein MFGISFSELLLVGLVALLVLGPERLPGAARTAGLWIGRLKHSFNAIKMEVEREIGADDIRRQLHNEHILQMEQEAKRILNPLTPPTQPPANADTPATPADAAPAQPAAAPPSEPPQPPRAP; this is encoded by the coding sequence ATGTTCGGCATCAGTTTCAGCGAGCTGCTGCTCGTTGGCCTCGTCGCCCTGCTGGTGCTCGGCCCCGAGCGCCTGCCGGGTGCCGCGCGCACTGCCGGGCTATGGATCGGTCGCCTCAAGCACAGCTTCAACGCGATAAAGATGGAGGTCGAGCGCGAGATTGGCGCCGACGACATCCGCCGCCAGCTGCACAACGAGCACATACTGCAGATGGAGCAGGAGGCCAAGCGCATCCTCAATCCGCTGACGCCGCCCACACAGCCACCGGCAAACGCTGATACACCCGCCACGCCTGCCGACGCTGCGCCCGCGCAGCCGGCCGCAGCCCCACCCTCCGAACCGCCACAACCGCCGCGAGCCCCATGA
- the hisI gene encoding phosphoribosyl-AMP cyclohydrolase has protein sequence MKDWLDEIKWNSDGLVPAIAQDHKTGRVLMMAWMNRESLALTAAEHRAIYWSRSRGKLWRKGEESGHVQKLHEMRLDCDADVIILMVEQLGHIACHTGRESCFYRVFEDGQWKIVDPVLKDPDAIYSAGH, from the coding sequence ATGAAAGACTGGCTGGACGAGATCAAGTGGAACAGCGATGGCCTGGTACCGGCGATCGCCCAGGACCACAAGACCGGGCGCGTGCTGATGATGGCCTGGATGAACCGTGAATCCCTCGCCCTGACCGCCGCCGAGCATCGCGCCATCTATTGGTCGCGCTCGCGGGGCAAGCTGTGGCGCAAGGGCGAAGAGTCGGGCCATGTGCAGAAACTGCACGAAATGCGCCTGGACTGCGATGCCGACGTGATCATCCTGATGGTCGAGCAACTGGGCCATATCGCCTGCCATACCGGTCGCGAAAGCTGCTTCTATCGCGTGTTCGAAGACGGCCAGTGGAAAATCGTCGATCCGGTCCTCAAGGATCCGGACGCCATCTATAGCGCAGGGCATTGA
- the tatC gene encoding twin-arginine translocase subunit TatC, whose amino-acid sequence MSENPETDQPMPLVSHLTELRTRLLRCVAAIFLIFAGLFSFAQQIYTLVSAPLREHLPANATMIATDVASPFLTPFKLTMIVSLFLAIPFILQQIWGFIAPGLYRHEKRIAIPLLVSSIFLFYAGMAFAYFLVFPLIFGFFASATPEGVSMMTDISSYLDFVMTLFFAFGVAFEIPVAVVLLVWIGVVDVQYLKKIRPYVIIGCFVVGMILTPPDIFSQTLLAVPMWMLFEVGVLCGSLIRKRSHAHEETGNDHNDQPPATQP is encoded by the coding sequence ATGAGCGAGAATCCGGAAACCGACCAGCCGATGCCGCTGGTCTCGCACCTGACCGAGCTGCGCACCCGCCTGCTGCGCTGCGTCGCCGCCATCTTCCTGATCTTCGCCGGGCTATTCTCCTTCGCCCAGCAGATCTACACCCTGGTCTCGGCGCCACTGCGTGAGCACTTGCCGGCCAACGCGACAATGATCGCCACCGACGTGGCCTCGCCGTTCCTGACGCCGTTCAAGCTGACCATGATCGTTTCGCTGTTCCTGGCGATCCCGTTCATCCTCCAGCAGATCTGGGGTTTCATTGCCCCCGGCCTGTACCGCCATGAGAAGCGCATCGCCATCCCGCTGTTGGTGTCGAGCATCTTCCTGTTCTACGCCGGCATGGCCTTCGCCTATTTCCTGGTGTTCCCGCTGATCTTCGGCTTCTTCGCCAGCGCCACTCCCGAAGGCGTGTCGATGATGACCGACATCTCCAGCTACCTCGACTTCGTCATGACCCTGTTCTTCGCCTTCGGGGTCGCCTTCGAGATCCCGGTGGCGGTAGTGCTGCTGGTATGGATCGGCGTGGTCGACGTGCAGTACCTGAAGAAGATCCGCCCATACGTAATCATCGGCTGCTTCGTGGTCGGCATGATCCTCACCCCACCGGATATCTTCTCCCAGACCCTGCTGGCCGTGCCCATGTGGATGCTGTTCGAGGTCGGCGTGCTGTGCGGCAGCCTGATTCGCAAGCGCAGCCACGCGCATGAAGAAACCGGCAACGACCACAACGACCAGCCGCCTGCGACCCAACCGTGA
- a CDS encoding amino acid ABC transporter ATP-binding protein, with amino-acid sequence MIEVRDLLKVFDTRGQVVRAVDSVTTQVAKGEVVVVLGPSGSGKSTFLRCLNGLEHFDQGHVSINGVQLDDPKTDINAYRREVGMVFQHFNLFPHMTVLENLCLAQKVVRKRNKAERETKARALLEKVGIAQKANEYPSRLSGGQQQRVAIARALAMDPKVMLFDEPTSALDPEMVGEVLDVMKTLAQEGMTMVCVTHEMGFAREVADRVLFFDHGKLLEDSPPKAFFDAPKDPRAQAFLRQVL; translated from the coding sequence GTGATTGAAGTCCGTGACCTGCTTAAAGTCTTCGACACCCGTGGCCAGGTGGTGCGTGCGGTGGACAGCGTCACCACCCAGGTCGCCAAGGGCGAAGTGGTGGTGGTGCTGGGCCCGTCCGGCTCGGGCAAGTCCACCTTCCTGCGTTGCCTGAACGGCCTGGAGCATTTCGACCAGGGCCATGTGTCCATCAACGGCGTGCAGCTGGACGACCCGAAGACCGACATCAACGCCTACCGCCGTGAAGTCGGCATGGTGTTCCAGCACTTCAACCTGTTCCCGCACATGACCGTGCTGGAAAACCTGTGCCTGGCGCAGAAGGTGGTACGCAAGCGCAACAAGGCCGAGCGAGAAACCAAGGCCCGGGCGTTGCTGGAAAAGGTCGGTATCGCGCAGAAGGCCAACGAGTACCCGTCGCGCCTCTCCGGTGGCCAGCAGCAGCGGGTGGCCATCGCCCGTGCCCTGGCGATGGATCCGAAGGTGATGTTGTTCGATGAGCCGACTTCGGCGCTCGACCCGGAAATGGTCGGCGAGGTGCTGGATGTAATGAAGACCCTGGCCCAGGAAGGCATGACCATGGTCTGCGTGACGCACGAGATGGGCTTTGCCCGGGAAGTGGCGGATCGGGTGTTGTTCTTCGATCACGGCAAGCTGTTGGAAGATTCGCCGCCAAAGGCGTTCTTCGATGCGCCGAAGGACCCACGGGCCCAGGCGTTCTTGCGCCAGGTGCTGTAG
- the ubiB gene encoding ubiquinone biosynthesis regulatory protein kinase UbiB, producing MKLLAVRRLLRIQRVVIRYRLDDLLFEQPLLPWWLASLRLLMPWRWLPRKPLELSRGARLRLALQDLGPIFIKFGQLLSTRRDLLPTDIADELMLLQDRVPPFDPQHAVALIEAQLGAKVGEVFSRFDVEPLASASVAQVHAARLKSGEEVVVKVVRPGLKPVIAQDLAWLFLIAKAAERASADARRLHPVEIVGDYEKTIYDELDLLREAANASQLRRNFEGSELMYVPQVYWDFCRPKVLVMERIYGVPVTDMATLADQRTDMKMLAERGVEVFFTQVFRDSFFHADMHPGNIFVSTVKPWSPQYIAIDCGIVGSLTAEDQDYLARNLIAFFKRDYRRVAQLHIDSGWVPAQTKVNEFEAAIRTVCEPIFEKPLKDISFGQVLMRLFQTARRFNMEVQPQLVLLQKTLLNIEGLGRQLYPDLDLWSTAKPFLERWMRERMSPKAVIGNLYSQAEQLPHLADMTRDLLERLSQPHLHDPQLPERRRAGDNWALRLLGAGLLGGGATLAAGAVSLSAPAAWPAWLMLAAGLYLIVRR from the coding sequence ATGAAGCTGCTCGCCGTCCGCCGTCTGTTGCGCATCCAGCGCGTCGTGATCCGCTACCGCCTCGATGACCTGCTGTTCGAACAACCCCTGCTGCCCTGGTGGCTGGCCAGCCTGCGCCTGCTGATGCCCTGGCGCTGGTTGCCGCGCAAGCCCCTGGAGCTGAGCCGCGGCGCCCGCCTGCGTCTGGCGCTGCAGGACCTGGGGCCGATCTTCATCAAGTTCGGCCAGTTGCTCTCCACCCGCCGCGACCTGCTGCCCACCGACATCGCCGACGAGCTGATGCTGCTGCAGGACCGCGTGCCACCGTTCGACCCGCAGCACGCCGTGGCGCTGATCGAAGCACAACTCGGCGCCAAGGTAGGCGAGGTGTTCAGCCGTTTCGACGTTGAGCCGCTGGCCTCGGCTTCGGTGGCCCAGGTACACGCCGCACGCCTGAAGAGCGGCGAGGAAGTGGTGGTCAAGGTAGTGCGCCCGGGCCTGAAACCGGTCATCGCCCAGGACCTGGCCTGGCTGTTCCTGATCGCCAAGGCCGCCGAGCGCGCCTCGGCCGATGCCCGTCGCCTGCATCCGGTGGAAATCGTCGGCGACTACGAAAAGACCATCTACGACGAGCTCGACCTGCTGCGCGAGGCCGCCAACGCCAGCCAGCTGCGGCGCAACTTCGAAGGCTCCGAGCTGATGTACGTGCCCCAGGTCTACTGGGACTTCTGCCGGCCCAAGGTGCTGGTGATGGAGCGCATCTACGGCGTGCCGGTCACCGACATGGCGACGCTGGCCGACCAGCGCACCGACATGAAGATGCTGGCCGAGCGCGGCGTCGAGGTGTTCTTCACCCAGGTGTTCCGCGACAGTTTCTTCCACGCCGACATGCACCCGGGCAACATCTTCGTCAGCACGGTCAAGCCGTGGAGCCCGCAATACATCGCTATCGACTGCGGTATCGTCGGCAGCCTCACCGCCGAGGACCAGGACTACCTGGCCCGCAACCTGATTGCCTTCTTCAAGCGCGACTACCGCCGCGTGGCCCAGCTACACATCGATTCGGGCTGGGTACCGGCGCAGACCAAGGTCAACGAGTTCGAAGCGGCGATCCGCACGGTGTGCGAGCCGATCTTCGAAAAACCGCTCAAGGATATCTCCTTCGGCCAGGTGTTGATGCGCCTGTTCCAGACGGCCCGGCGCTTCAACATGGAAGTCCAGCCACAACTGGTGCTGCTGCAGAAGACCCTGCTCAATATCGAAGGCCTGGGTCGTCAGCTCTACCCCGACCTGGACCTGTGGAGCACCGCCAAGCCGTTTCTCGAACGCTGGATGCGCGAGCGCATGAGCCCGAAGGCGGTAATCGGCAACCTCTACAGCCAGGCCGAGCAACTACCGCACCTGGCCGACATGACCCGCGACCTGCTCGAACGGCTGTCGCAACCGCACCTGCACGACCCGCAACTGCCCGAACGGCGCCGCGCCGGCGATAACTGGGCGCTGCGCCTGCTTGGTGCCGGCCTGCTCGGCGGTGGCGCCACCCTGGCGGCCGGCGCGGTCAGCCTCAGCGCCCCGGCCGCCTGGCCCGCGTGGTTGATGCTGGCAGCGGGCCTGTACCTGATCGTGCGCCGATAG
- a CDS encoding ubiquinone biosynthesis accessory factor UbiJ, whose translation MLLAGLLASVEHGLNRVLRLDSTALPRLAALEGKVIEIDCVQPALKLFVLPDEEGLMLAAHWESEVDCTLRAPAGRLAQLALAKDKTAVLHSPQVELHGDSAVLLDLFGILQDLELDWEHELQRWLGPVPTALIAGHLRLRARWTRQGLARFGENLSEYLAEESRTLVGKREAEAAFSELDALKVDIERIEARLRRLAHTLDTSDNA comes from the coding sequence ATGCTCCTGGCCGGCCTGCTCGCCAGCGTCGAGCACGGGCTCAACCGTGTCCTGCGCCTGGACAGCACCGCCCTCCCGCGCTTGGCGGCGCTGGAAGGCAAGGTGATCGAGATCGACTGCGTGCAGCCGGCCCTGAAGCTGTTCGTGCTGCCCGACGAGGAAGGCCTGATGCTCGCCGCCCACTGGGAAAGCGAGGTCGACTGCACCCTGCGCGCCCCCGCCGGGCGCCTGGCGCAGCTGGCGCTGGCCAAAGACAAGACCGCGGTGCTGCACAGCCCGCAGGTCGAGCTGCATGGCGACAGCGCCGTGCTGCTCGACCTGTTCGGCATCCTGCAGGACCTGGAGCTGGACTGGGAACACGAGCTGCAGCGTTGGCTGGGGCCGGTCCCCACCGCACTGATCGCCGGCCACCTGCGCCTGCGCGCGCGCTGGACCCGCCAGGGCCTGGCCCGCTTCGGCGAGAATCTCTCCGAGTACCTGGCCGAGGAATCGCGTACCCTGGTCGGCAAACGCGAAGCCGAAGCGGCATTCAGCGAGCTCGATGCGCTGAAGGTCGATATCGAACGCATCGAGGCACGCCTGCGCCGCCTCGCCCACACTCTTGATACCAGCGATAACGCATGA
- a CDS encoding methyl-accepting chemotaxis protein, whose amino-acid sequence MLGYLDRTLGNLGVGFKLALGFAVVLMLTLATTISGWRALDGAINRSEQLSEIVAITDLVKDLRAERITYRVLADDTSRNSITRILDELHDRLTTLHQRSTVDQSRQLLAQKLAMLQRLREDYIQLQQAVDKRQTLRTDMLQQVKALEQVIDDLQTQALLKMPGDGQQGSVLGAMDTLSRHIDSANQQSLIPAYAFSPREAFNEVGDTALNAADTSLEQLLRSLAPLGLSRSLLARPQTELARYRQVLAQYRDEAMRVEGLQESMEKMGEELATVSLELSQRKIDQRDSEALAARTLLSSVAVLALLVGVLAGWLITLQITRPLHQALAQASRIAKGDLSKVETVSRRDEMGQLQGSMREMTLSLRELLGGIDQGVDHLSKAAAELATSSVDTRERINQQREETDQVATAMNQMSATVQEVAQNAEQASMAASDADTQAQMGDQVVAEAIARIEQLARQMDHCLEAMGHLAGESNRIGSILDVIKSVSEQTNLLALNAAIEAARAGEAGRGFAVVADEVRGLAQRTQQSTEEIEQLIDNLHRGTDEVTGLLDNSKQLTEQSVELSRKAGDALGQITATVSTIQGMNQQIATASEQQSVVAEQINRSVINVRDVSDRTSTASEQTAASSGELEHLGQQLRGMVGRFSL is encoded by the coding sequence ATGCTCGGATACCTCGATCGCACACTCGGCAACCTGGGGGTCGGTTTCAAACTTGCCCTGGGCTTCGCCGTGGTGCTGATGCTGACGCTCGCCACCACGATCAGCGGCTGGCGGGCACTGGACGGCGCCATCAACCGCTCGGAACAGCTCAGCGAAATCGTCGCCATTACTGACCTGGTCAAGGACCTGCGCGCCGAACGCATCACCTATCGCGTGCTCGCCGATGACACCAGCAGAAACAGCATCACACGTATTCTCGACGAACTGCATGACCGCCTGACCACACTTCATCAGCGCAGCACGGTCGATCAATCCCGCCAACTGCTAGCACAGAAGTTGGCAATGCTGCAGCGGCTCAGGGAGGACTACATCCAGTTACAGCAGGCTGTCGACAAGCGGCAGACCTTGCGCACCGACATGCTCCAGCAAGTAAAGGCCCTGGAGCAGGTGATCGACGACTTACAGACCCAAGCGCTGCTGAAAATGCCAGGTGACGGCCAGCAAGGCAGCGTACTCGGGGCGATGGACACCTTGAGCCGACATATCGATTCAGCCAACCAGCAAAGTTTGATTCCCGCGTACGCTTTTTCGCCCAGAGAGGCTTTCAACGAGGTCGGCGATACTGCCCTGAACGCCGCCGACACTAGCCTGGAGCAACTCCTGCGCAGCCTGGCCCCCCTTGGCCTTTCGCGCTCGCTGCTGGCACGACCGCAGACCGAGCTTGCCCGTTACCGCCAGGTCTTGGCGCAGTATCGTGACGAAGCCATGCGCGTCGAGGGCCTGCAGGAGAGCATGGAGAAGATGGGTGAAGAACTCGCCACCGTCAGCCTGGAGCTAAGCCAGCGCAAGATCGACCAGCGCGACAGCGAGGCACTCGCTGCCCGTACGCTCCTCAGCAGCGTCGCCGTTCTCGCGTTACTGGTCGGTGTACTGGCGGGGTGGCTGATCACCTTGCAGATCACACGCCCACTACACCAGGCCCTGGCCCAGGCTTCGCGCATCGCCAAGGGCGACCTCAGCAAGGTGGAAACGGTCTCGCGGCGTGACGAGATGGGGCAATTGCAGGGCAGCATGCGCGAGATGACCCTGAGCCTGCGCGAACTGCTGGGCGGGATCGACCAAGGCGTCGATCATCTCTCGAAAGCCGCGGCCGAGCTCGCCACCTCCAGCGTGGACACCCGCGAACGCATAAATCAGCAACGCGAGGAAACCGATCAGGTCGCCACTGCGATGAACCAGATGAGCGCCACTGTCCAGGAGGTGGCGCAGAATGCCGAGCAGGCATCGATGGCGGCCTCCGATGCCGACACACAGGCGCAAATGGGCGACCAGGTGGTCGCCGAGGCCATCGCACGGATCGAGCAACTGGCACGACAGATGGACCACTGCCTGGAAGCGATGGGCCATCTGGCCGGTGAGAGCAACCGCATCGGCTCGATTCTCGACGTCATCAAGTCCGTTTCGGAACAGACCAACCTGCTGGCGCTCAATGCTGCTATCGAAGCGGCCCGCGCCGGCGAGGCAGGTCGTGGCTTCGCCGTGGTCGCCGACGAAGTACGGGGCCTGGCCCAGCGAACCCAGCAGTCGACCGAAGAGATCGAGCAGTTGATCGACAATCTGCATCGTGGCACCGACGAAGTCACTGGTCTGCTCGACAATAGCAAGCAGCTCACCGAGCAAAGCGTCGAACTCAGTCGCAAGGCCGGTGATGCCTTGGGCCAGATCACCGCGACAGTGTCGACCATCCAGGGCATGAACCAACAGATCGCCACGGCCAGCGAGCAACAGAGCGTTGTCGCCGAACAGATCAACCGCAGCGTGATCAATGTACGCGATGTGTCGGACCGCACCAGCACAGCCAGTGAGCAGACCGCGGCTTCGAGCGGGGAGCTGGAGCACTTGGGGCAGCAGTTACGGGGCATGGTGGGGCGGTTCAGCCTTTAG